In the genome of Arctopsyche grandis isolate Sample6627 chromosome 13, ASM5162203v2, whole genome shotgun sequence, the window ctgtcaaTATATGTGATATATCGTCAAATACAAACGTAACAATTATCAAGAGAATTTTGAGTCTGATTTATCTTTTTTTCTAAATTGAACTTTGTAAGCGGACCTATCTTAATTTGCACTTTCCtaaatattagtatttaaaGTCAGACCTCTTTCTTTATTATTACCCAACTACATATTAAGAGACACGCCATTATTTAATAGCTTTTTATGAAAAGACTAAACGATTTGCTACTTTTCATAGTCAGGTAGATAGCAAAAAAGTCAGTCCTTGAATGCTCACATTTAGGAAGCTGGCTCAACTGAACACTTTCGCTTATGCGCTCATCATCTTACgttactaatattttttaaatcacctGTCGTAAACATCTGAACGTACAGGCCGAACATGGGAAACCTTCCGACGATTATCATCAGTTCTAACCAAGCCAGGAATATGCTAATCGCGGCTATATGATGCTGCCAATCGTGCACATCTTCTCTTACGTCTCGTTCCGAGCCCGGCATctattaatatattacattaccTTTAGTTCAATTTGTAATATTCGTGGTTTCCTTGAGAGATATCGCCAGCTTACCGCACATAGGAATAAGCTTAAGATGATGAGTAGTTGTAGCCAGTTCTCCCAACGCTTTATATAGCCTATAAAGTCATGTagcatttgaaatatttcttttCCTAGTAGCATAAAGTTGAGGCATATCAGCAAATATCCGACTATTTCTATATGCAATGGCACTCCACATTTGGATTTGGATCTGATGCTCGGACAGTTCCTAATAAACACTCCTGAAAGTTCAAAAtagtatacataaatttaaatgtcaCCCATTCACCATATGATACTGGACAGAAATGTTTCCAGTCCTTTTACATTCGTGCCCATCTTTTTTCCAAGTTTTTCCGTAATTATTTTGCTTTCTTATATTTCCTTTATCCAAAtatttcacaaattattatatcCACCGAGTATTTGAATTGTATGTAGAAATTGAGTCGACCAACTGAGATAAAAGTTGTGCACAAATGAAAGAGGATTGGAAATAAGTTCATCCCAAAATCGAATGATGAAAGGATGAAGATTTTAATTCATTATAAATGATTTGACTTACCTATTATATAAATGCTATATAATATTACGAATATGATATGGTACGTTAGGCTCGCTAGAAAGAATTTCCTTATTCTACGCCACTTTAGATATAGAAAAGTCTCGCACAACGGATGCTTCAGAACATCTCTGCGGCCTACTTCAATAAAAGCCAGAAGCAGTGCGGCCTCTCCTCGACTAACGGCTGGCACGAGTGGCCTAAAATCCAACTTCAGCTCGCAATCCACATCTCCTATTTCATGATCTGCTACTTTAATGGCGTCATCAAACTTAGACAGGTACTTCGGTATGACTTCAGGTGTCCTCCGCACTATGAAAGACAATACTGTCTGGCCCCCCTTTGTCCGGAGTGTGACATCTCCACCATGATCTGGACGATAAACCAccattcaattataataaacaatccACGTGATATCCACATTGAGTACACTTACCCAGTAATAAGCAAACGCAACTGGAGAATTCGTTAAGTGCAGCGAGATGCATCGGTGTATATCCGAAGTTATCTGGTTGATTCGCGTCAGCTCCAGCCGCTAGCAATATTCGCACACAATCTGAACTACGACTAGCTCTACCCAACGCTCCGTGGAGAGGTGTTCGTCCGTCTGCATCATATGCTTGGGTTGAAGCTCCACGGCAAATCAAAAGCTCTAACGTGTCCGAAGCTTGGGCTTTACTTGCTATAGTGATacattaagtaaaataaaacatttatatagAGCTCGGCTACAGAagcttaagttttttttaatagtaatgtatgtgtagatttaaaaaaataaattttagctaCCACAAACGAGCTTTACTTATAATACTTCTAGAGTAGGCTAGATGGCTATTCACAAATACCAGCAATTCGTCTGCCAAAAGATACAACACAATACAATTGATCAGGTGTTCCTACATAGTTGTGAGTCGAATGTTTATCTGCTGACAAATTTCCCCATGAATGCCCTGCTTATTAAGCTGGAAATAATTTAGGTATGTCTTAACGATAAGAAAATCGTACTATTAGTAGAGTATTCCGTTGGAGTTCAGATCTTCTAAAATATTGTAACATATAGATTAGGTAATTGGTGCTCGTGGACCGTTGGTCCCTCACTAATTGCCTGATTTCGCGTTCGCGCTAGaaaggcctcgacgtatgaacaagttgtatacaacagccaataaggtctcactatccatcgaccaatgatctctctgttcGGAGAGTACCcaatgggtataaatattaggcaGTTTTGGTccatgcttcattcggagctggcaggccgaccAATAAAATGAACTACCTCTCGCCTACTGCTGCGTGTTTCACTCTTGATCTCAGAAACctctctacacgtccacgctacaatatgtatgtatgtttaccaAGAGTGAGTCGTAGATTATAGTGGCTTATTCTATTGTTTATATGATTTATAAGCATACCCAAATGTAGAGACGTTTGATTTTTAGAATTCGGAGCATCTATTAGAGCGCCTTTGTCTAGTAGCACACCGACGCAATCAGTATGTCCTTCCTCAGCAGCCATATGCAATGCTGTGGTCCTTGCCACTCCTAACTTGGCGCGAGCGTCAGCCCCATGCTTCAACAGCAGTTGGAGACATGTGGTGAATCCTCCGGATGCAGCCACGTGCAATGGTGTCTCGGTATACACCTTGTcataattacatacaattaatcattacaaaatttatatgaatatatgttaaAGCTTTTAATATTAAAGGGGTAGGGCGAGTGAGGTGACTGTGTTGGTAATGCACAACTGTTTATTTCGGCAGCCGGGTAGGAAGTAAATGCTTGACGGCGAAACACTGGCCAACCGATAGTTTTACAGCCAGCCTCGGTATTgccacaatattttatttatatattttaatctacatgtatgtatatatacatatatgccaggaaggcctaacaggtaaacccaaatgcgcctccctggtcaattataaacatcgataaacaatttatagagtaatttttctacagagcatcataaagatatctatggataaatttgcatttttgcagcattttataaactcgaaatttgcaagAAATGCATAGATCAAATTTGCTATTTtgttggaaacgatcgacctggagtcacatatccaaggtctggtcgtCAGCACCGGGCAGGGATTGAAACCATGGCCACTCGGCTTCAAAAAAGCATCATATGCTAAACCTAATCTACATATGCTACtggttaatataaattttatataagaaaatggttcggtgattacatcccaagtGTGAATTATTACTGTTCAACCGCATAAAATTTGAAGATGCAAATGTGTGGCATGAATGTTTTCACTAtttagccagctgtcatcacgtcgatctgacagtcgattctggtgaaattttgataatttcgataatgattaaattcctcttGCGTCATTTAGGAGATATTTGCTTACTTTAATAATAGCTAACCCCCAtgtgtcggtaaaatatcaaagcgattagAAGACTGgtagtggttcaaaatcagctcacaaattttCTGGGTCGAACGCACAgtcagtgaaactaataaatgcttgtaaaaataataataaaaagatttgCTCTCTCTCCCTCTCCCATACTTGAGgatctattttaaaaatagatacaaaaatCAGCTGgtgaaatctaatatataatttcgaaagatgtatgtaactattgttgggtcgtagaaaaacaaatgaatattcaaataaaataaaactattgaaataaatttaataaaatgtttactattagattggccatgtttaagcggtttatataagaaataccgagcgaagccgggtaaaaacactagtgtattataattttGGATTTATAAGGTTTACAAGTTAAATGTAACGATACACTGTCTCCAACTACgaaaatggtaaacggactactagtcatatgtgaactagtcacaggacaaccggtcgctctagatcggtcacacgtgctcacccgtcacactaaaactggtcacaccctaaaatcggtcacgagaaaactggttgaccgattttagggtgtgaccagttttagtgtgacgggtgatcacgtgtgaccgatctagagcgacaggttgtcctgtgaccggttcacacttgactagtaatcaccgaaccacgaAAATAGTCTTGTTATGATTGAGGTATTTCATAATATGATTACGAAATATTGTACGACAGCAATCTTAATACCTGAGGAGTATCTGGACAAGCTCCGCCATTGAGCAGCTCCTGAACGCACTCCGGTGAATCACTTTGAACTGCGTAGTGTAATGGTGATCGTTTGTTGATGCCTGCATTCGCGTCTGCCCCATTCACTAACAGTATCTGTAATACAATATAACAGAAAATTTCGCAGTACTTGCTCTTCTCCAAAAACGCTAATCTTGGTAACTACGTATAATACTAACCCGTATGCATTGTAAACTTTTAGCACTAGCCGCGCAGTGTAGCGGAGTAACTCGTTGTTCTTTGTCCCACTGGTTCACGTTTACTCCTTTCCGCAGCAGAATCTGAAGGCATTCAGAGTTGCCGACCAGTGCTGCTAAATGCATTCCAGTCCTGTGTTTAATGATATTAATGCCGTAATCAATCTTAACATATTACATAGCTATTTAGATATTAAAGCTAAAAATTGACCAATGTTTAGCTataattgcatacatatgtacatgtgtacgtgtataaatattgtttacCTGCCAGTACCATCTGTAATATGTGGCGACAATCCAGCAGCGAGGAGTTTCTGTAGCAGTATCGGTCTTCCCAACCAGCACGACCATAAAACACTTCCGGAATATTTGATTAAGCTCTCCGCTTTTCCTGAACACGTTAAGTCAGCTGCTTCTCCTCCACCCGGCAGCTTTCTCAATCCAGCAATTATCTCCTCTATTGTTAGAATGACAAGTTTTGAAACACATCCGTCAAAATCCACATCAGTCGATCAAAAGAATTATCTAACTCTGATCGACGACTATATATACAGCGGTATCCCATGTTTCTTgtacagtgtactctcgattatccgggctaattcTGAGGAGTACAGGACCGGATACTTTTAAAATGCGAagaaaacgcagcacccctagcccatatatgtACCCGTACAcattcccaaaaatcaccccctggagtgatttcggtgatatgcATACACGAGTGACCTCCCAaatatatgcattctgcacttgcaactacacccgaattctgtttggggaacacccactgtttacaaGCCAGTGCCGTGACGTTCCAtatcactcagtgtgttttcgccctaatccgaagtatcaaattttaattctaACAATCAAGGTATTGTTATTGACAATAGAAACAATATAAACATCACTCATGCATTGAAAAcccaatttgtaaaaattttcttaatttttaaagtaatttcaTTCGGATGAAAAGGAGCATTATCTATTAACAATACTGCTTTCTATGGCAACCCTTTGCTTTTTAAAAAATCTCTCACTTCAGGAACGCATTTTGTCTAAACCAATCTTCGAAGATGTCTCTATCCACCCATGACTTTTTTTAGCTATAATaatactgttcgacacgaaaaatggttcagagacgagatatgacttttcttatagatatatgcccagtaaacacgaatctggtaataaaaaatgttgattggctcgagattcggagatatacatgtgttttttaaatcgtgcgatttttctatatcttggtgttgttcggtcgatgtctcaaaatctgtcaagttcctcttcaaaatgaatattgaaatctatagtcaagtattttatctttcatttttagtacttgttagttttcaaatatctctaagtagtcgtccagttcaaatcaaaagtcaaaagtaggtattttcacttaggattttttcccactgttaatactattttatattgagttttttctattgaaacatgtttattgggatagtgttctggacacactattttttgttttcgtttaaaagggttaattggaagtgtgctgaattttaaatcggtaaaattgcgagctaaaagctcgtactagtatttactcgtatttacacgaatctgaattgaattaatagggataatatattaaattatctttatatgagaattaaataaaattccacttagaccAACTTTTCTTTTGAAGCAAAACACATCCAAGCCTGTCTCATCTGAATTTGATCGGGTTGCAAATTCTCCAAttcaaaatattctttaaattcgatGCAGAATTTATCAGCGGCTTTATCACAGTCACTGAGACATTCTTCTTGAACCGCAAGCTCCCGAATACTATATCATTGCTTAAATCTGGTCACCCATCCAGATGAGGCGTTGAAGTTGCCTTCTAACCCcaatttttcaaggaaaaactaaccttattaatgaaataaataactgAACATACGTATCTAACGAAAAAATCCCACTGATCTACCAAATCTACGCACTTGCTATTTACGTTTGATTCATATGtcccaaaaatttaatttatttcaagcacggataatcctcaaaccggataatccgcacccggataatcgagagtactctgtatttgaaataaatgctCGCGTGAATGCATGAATGTTATGCCATCTTACATATTTGCGTTTAACCGTTGCTCTTATGTTTCATGTATCGTTAACAACGGTAACAAACCGAACCAAtttctatataatacatattcttCATCGTCAACACTCCCACGTTTCGATTTCCAGAAATAGATTCATTGTTAGCAATAAAGCCAACgttgaaattgaatttcaacGGACGGATTAATCGCAATGATAGATTAGATCGAAATCTCGTGTGTCATCGGTTGATTCTTTAAATACCTATCTAAATTTAACTCTTTGATGCTTGCTATTTCAAAATATGCACTCAAAAgcaatgaatatttataaagttGACGTTTTCTAACCGCCACTTAATATTATTCCTATCCActaatttaaaaccttttttcTTTCCGACATTAGATAACAGGAAACTCCTGAAAGTGCCGTTACTGAAGAAACTTATTTGAGCTATTTGAATCTTAGAGCTTTTGAAAGTACTAATATGAATCCTCTTCATGTATTGTAAAACATTGaaagtaaacatttatttttcccATCTATCAAAATATAGTAGATCTATTGAGCTATAAGCAAAACTAATACTCTTtctatattattaattgtaGATATCTTCCTTATTTTCCCTTAGTAAAAACAAAATGGAGTAGAATATAAATGAACATATATCTTTATAATGCAGTTTACAAACTGTTACTGAAATATAGATATTGATATCCGATTCCGAATTCAGGCAGTATCAGAGAGTAGTGTGTAAATTGATTTACCGTCCCTTATTGATGCAAGTTAAGGGAACCGTGTACACAAAATGCCTTAGGAAAAAGATTCTCTTCATAGTATCGGCGGGATGACCCGGAAAGAGGTAAAAGAAACTGAGCTCAATCTGTGGCTGACGACTGGGAATTAATTGGTTGATcaagttttaataataaaatatttgagaattatatttttattataaatttgaagttatattcaaatgatggtgacaaatgaggataggtttccaatttgtttggaaccgtttcaacatcgAAGTCTGGTGTGGCCAAcagcaccgggccagggattgaacccatagcccctcagttgatagcattatacgcttAACACTTTGTTGCTGATTAAATAACTTATGTAAAGAagagtaaaaataattattaaatcactttttctttgatttggaCCTACATCCTTCCAGCAGGAGAACCAAACTACTAAGCCCAAATACTCTCATCCAAAAGTACCATTTTGCAATGTTTTCTCAATTGGAACTTTGGAAGTTATTGTATAGATTCGCCATTATATTTAGAAAACTGACAAACGTAACGTTAAATATTTCTCTTAACATTAGCGATTCTCAAAATGTTAAAGGATACACTCCTTAAGCGGGTCACATACCTCTAGTCGCCGCAAAAAAATTCGCCCGCTTAAGGtgtgttaaaatattatataagcatacttttacataaaatataacataagcaTACTTTTCTTATACGATTTTCTTAACACACCTAAAGCAACCTTCActcatataaaacaaaatatttaaaataataaaacaacattGTGTTATATTACCTGTCGGCCATATATCTTTGATCGGCTTGAATCTAATACGGGACGCACAATCAGCTCCGGAACCCTCACTCTCACTACTGATGCTCCCCTCGGTCATGTAGCCTTCTTCGAGGATGACTTCATCATCTCCAGGACTAGCCATCGTCGCACCGAGCAACAATATCCAATTTGCACCAAACAAAAGTCACAATTCGCTTATATCAGAGACAGTATTTACATTGGAACTTTCTTTACTGCCTCGTCTGACGTCATCATACTCCAAAACATGCACGAACTATGTTCACTCGCCGCCGTCTGGACAAACTCTATCGTCGTGTATTATTATTTCGAGAATGGCCTTACGTTTGTGGTTCGCCTCATATCCCGTATAAAATGATACGAAGTTTGTGAGATTAGCACTCGAACCGCAAATGTAATTTATCAGATACTTTGTAAAATCGTTCACCGCAATTGTTGTGGTGATTTTTATGTTCGGCTTCTCAGCCGGCTCGTTATCCAGTTTGAGTGGTGGCCGAAAAGGAAATGGTTTGTTTGTGagcaaatgtaaatatttactcgCTCTCTATATACTTAGGAAGCTGCTGAAAGACTGGCGTGTTTTCAGAACGGAGTTTCGCAAAGAACTGAGTCAACGGTGTGTGGCCATTCGGCACTGTACTTTATATAGATGTAACTATGTTTTCTATAGCAGTTGGTTTCAGTGCTGTGAAATTTTGGATTTTGGTTTAATTATGGTTGGGAATATTTGAGTAGAGCTATCTAACTCAACCTGTGTTTTCTAAATTAAAACTTACTTACTAGCAAAACGTTTCTAACTTATCACTTACCTTATTGTGctaaaaaatccgctagccactgtgctggacttcaagcgtcc includes:
- the LOC143920975 gene encoding transient receptor potential channel pyrexia-like translates to MASPGDDEVILEEGYMTEGSISSESEGSGADCASRIRFKPIKDIWPTEEIIAGLRKLPGGGEAADLTCSGKAESLIKYSGSVLWSCWLGRPILLQKLLAAGLSPHITDGTGRTGMHLAALVGNSECLQILLRKGVNVNQWDKEQRVTPLHCAASAKSLQCIRILLVNGADANAGINKRSPLHYAVQSDSPECVQELLNGGACPDTPQVYTETPLHVAASGGFTTCLQLLLKHGADARAKLGVARTTALHMAAEEGHTDCVGVLLDKGALIDAPNSKNQTSLHLASKAQASDTLELLICRGASTQAYDADGRTPLHGALGRASRSSDCVRILLAAGADANQPDNFGYTPMHLAALNEFSSCVCLLLDHGGDVTLRTKGGQTVLSFIVRRTPEVIPKYLSKFDDAIKVADHEIGDVDCELKLDFRPLVPAVSRGEAALLLAFIEVGRRDVLKHPLCETFLYLKWRRIRKFFLASLTYHIIFVILYSIYIIGVFIRNCPSIRSKSKCGVPLHIEIVGYLLICLNFMLLGKEIFQMLHDFIGYIKRWENWLQLLIILSLFLCAMPGSERDVREDVHDWQHHIAAISIFLAWLELMIIVGRFPMFGLYVQMFTTVAVNFSKFLMAYSCLLIAFGLSFGVLFANYPSFNNVVLGLLKTVIMMSGELEFEDMFYNNVKLLYPVTTHILFLAFVLLVTVILTNLLVGLAVSDIQALQESAGLDRLVRQAELVARLESMLFSPLLHCAPPRVLAMMLKSALLLASRYRWALCIRPNDPREKRIPKELISSVYKLVASKKEQPKHPKNNKYNLEISSHRLSSINAMNIGRYQSNVKKPSTIRPRTISDLTNINKPNIIKPLFAEMKHPLLESETKNIANKLDELSLKLEQLYNMVEGIQQKQTKK